Genomic segment of Candidatus Obscuribacterales bacterium:
TCAAGCGTTACCCGCCGTTCATCAATCATGAACGACTCTAGGGTGCTGGGCTGAGACTTGGAGTCAGCGGCGCAGAAAAACTTGGCTGCGGAAATATCAGGCTTAGAAAACCCAATGGAAAATTGCCGTTGACCCTTATCCCAACGGCCCAAGACTTGCCAACAGTCTGGGCTATCGCTGAGCCCATTCACGGGCAGCTTCGCCTGCACGAAGGATAGTTCAATATCTTGAATGCCTTGATTACCTAGCGTTTCCTTTAGGTTGGGCATGAAGTGTTGCGTGATAAATTCCTCGAAGGGTTTGTCCTCTAGCTTAGGTGGCTTTTCCTTCTTGGCCTTAGCGCCGTCTGACTTAGCTGGGGTGGTTTTAGTATCGTCTGACATAGTGTCGGTCACATGCAGTTCAACCTTAGCTTAAGGCTCAACCCTGTTTGATTCAAGATTGTGCCTCACAATTACAGGGTATCCTCAAGACTCGATGCTCGCCCAAGGGCGATCGCCCCTGTCAACGATTTCAGATCCGTTCAGCACTACGTTGTATGCCACGTCTCTTTTCCATCTTAAAAGCATGGGTCCATGCCTTGAGCCATCTCATTCGCCTACCGCTGTTGGATCGTCGGGTTTGGCTCTTATCAGCAGGACGCCTGCTCTCCCAAGTAGGCAATGGCTTCACCCTGTTCTATGCTCCCATTTTCTTTGTCAACCAAGTGGGTCTCTCGGCCACCATGGTGGGGATCGGCATTGGCAGCGGCTCGATTGCGGGCATTGTGGGGCGGATTGTCGGTGGATCTATGGCCGACTCTCCCCGCTGGGGGCGACGCTCTACCCTGCTGTGGTCAGCGGCGGTGTCGGCTTTGGCCGATGTAGCCTTGGCGATCGCCGATGATTTTCCAGTCTTCCTCGTCGGTAATTTACTGATGGGGGTGGGCATTGGCCTCTATTGGCCAGCGACGGAGGCCGTGGTAGCGGATATTGTCACCCCAGAGCAGCGCAACGAAGCCTTTGCCATTGTGCGCCTGGCCGATAGCCTGGGTCTGAGCCTTGGCGTGGTGTTTGGCGGCACACTAATTGCCCTGACGGGTCTCTACCGCTTGCTCTTTGTCATCGATGGTCTGTCCTACGCCATCTTTTTTGTCTTGATCTATGTAGCGATCGCTGAAACGTTAAGTAATACCGATCGGGGCCGTTCCTTTTTTGCTGGCTGGGCCATTGCCCTGCGCGATCGCCCCCTGTTAGTCTATGCCGGTGTCAACATCCTGTTTACCACCTATCTTGCTCAAGTGCAGAGCACGCTGCCGGTCTATTTCAGCCGTTTTGTGTCCTTTGATGGCGTGCTGGGGTTATCCGAAGCCATGATCAGCCTGCTGTTCACCTGGCACATTGTCCTCTCTGCCCTCTGCCAACTGCCCATAGCCCGTGGTCTGAAGCGCTTTGGCCTCGTCTGGGCGCTGATTGGATCGGCCCTGTGTTGGGGACTCGGATTTCTGTTGATTTGGTTCACCGGCGTCACTACAACCTTGGCGCTGGGATGGGCCCTAGCTGGATTAGCCGTGATGGCGATCGCCACCGATGCTTACACCCCAGCCGCCTCTGCCCTCGTC
This window contains:
- a CDS encoding DUF2996 domain-containing protein; protein product: MSDDTKTTPAKSDGAKAKKEKPPKLEDKPFEEFITQHFMPNLKETLGNQGIQDIELSFVQAKLPVNGLSDSPDCWQVLGRWDKGQRQFSIGFSKPDISAAKFFCAADSKSQPSTLESFMIDERRVTL
- a CDS encoding MFS transporter; this encodes MPRLFSILKAWVHALSHLIRLPLLDRRVWLLSAGRLLSQVGNGFTLFYAPIFFVNQVGLSATMVGIGIGSGSIAGIVGRIVGGSMADSPRWGRRSTLLWSAAVSALADVALAIADDFPVFLVGNLLMGVGIGLYWPATEAVVADIVTPEQRNEAFAIVRLADSLGLSLGVVFGGTLIALTGLYRLLFVIDGLSYAIFFVLIYVAIAETLSNTDRGRSFFAGWAIALRDRPLLVYAGVNILFTTYLAQVQSTLPVYFSRFVSFDGVLGLSEAMISLLFTWHIVLSALCQLPIARGLKRFGLVWALIGSALCWGLGFLLIWFTGVTTTLALGWALAGLAVMAIATDAYTPAASALVVAIAPDALRGVYLSINSLCWAVGYFIGPTLGGWVLDQDRWVIDGFWLGSALSVLGAIAILLWLDRLLSQAQKT